The following are encoded together in the Serratia sp. UGAL515B_01 genome:
- the rsmJ gene encoding 16S rRNA (guanine(1516)-N(2))-methyltransferase RsmJ has translation MSVFLLCEAGADPGALSILAERWQLTCDEDAPIALVLTPERLELRKRDEPKLGAIYVDFITGPMAHRRRFGGGRGEAVAKAVGIKGSYLPNVVDATAGLGRDAFVLASLGCRVRMLERNPVVAALLDDGLQRGYQDADIGPWLRERMTLLYASSLIALADLDPRPEVVYLDPMYPHKQKSALVKKEMRVFQSLVGSDDDADGLLEPARRLASKRIVVKRPDYAPPLADVSAHAAITTKNHRFDIYMPY, from the coding sequence GTGAGCGTGTTTTTATTGTGTGAAGCAGGCGCCGATCCCGGCGCCTTGTCTATTTTGGCTGAACGTTGGCAACTGACTTGTGACGAAGATGCGCCAATTGCGTTAGTACTAACACCTGAAAGGCTGGAGTTGCGTAAGCGTGACGAACCAAAACTGGGTGCGATCTACGTTGATTTTATCACTGGCCCAATGGCGCATCGGCGGCGTTTCGGAGGGGGACGGGGTGAGGCGGTAGCTAAGGCCGTAGGGATCAAGGGTAGCTATCTGCCCAACGTGGTGGATGCCACAGCCGGACTGGGACGTGATGCTTTCGTTCTGGCATCACTGGGGTGCCGGGTACGCATGCTGGAGCGTAATCCAGTGGTTGCAGCTTTGCTGGATGATGGTTTGCAACGGGGTTATCAGGATGCTGACATTGGCCCGTGGTTGCGCGAACGCATGACACTATTGTATGCCTCTAGCCTCATCGCACTTGCCGATCTCGATCCGCGCCCGGAGGTGGTGTATCTCGATCCGATGTACCCGCATAAACAAAAGAGTGCGCTGGTGAAAAAAGAGATGCGAGTATTCCAGTCGCTGGTGGGGAGTGATGACGATGCTGACGGCCTGCTTGAGCCTGCCCGTAGGTTGGCTAGCAAACGGATCGTGGTGAAACGCCCTGATTACGCGCCACCGTTGGCTGATGTTTCAGCCCACGCCGCCATTACTACCAAGAATCACCGTTTCGATATATACATGCCTTATTAG
- a CDS encoding TIM barrel protein yields MVIGSERFCVNRKIAPNLTLENFFRLVARCGLSKVELRNDMQGGKVTDNLSDTQLNRLATEYNIEIVTINALEMFNRIEDKATLLKKAETLLKQAKAINSTAVVMCPDCNAGDQRSDTQKRADTLTALQLLAPLFKHYNVKGYVEPLGFGSSSLRSSLLTQSIIRDSAAPYKIVLDTFHHYLTDTAQQDFDAQIQIDQIGLVHLSGVEESLAKEALTDEERIMLSDKDRLASISQVHNLERLGYQGTYSFEPFSSQLNNWTESDIEREIRQSIALLQA; encoded by the coding sequence ATGGTCATTGGTTCAGAACGCTTTTGTGTTAACCGAAAGATCGCACCTAATCTCACGTTAGAGAACTTCTTCCGCTTGGTAGCTCGTTGTGGGTTAAGTAAAGTTGAGCTGCGTAACGATATGCAGGGCGGCAAAGTGACGGATAATCTGAGTGACACACAGTTGAATAGGTTAGCAACAGAATACAACATTGAGATCGTCACCATTAACGCTCTGGAAATGTTCAATCGGATAGAAGACAAAGCTACGTTACTGAAAAAAGCAGAAACATTGTTAAAACAGGCAAAAGCGATTAATAGCACGGCAGTCGTTATGTGCCCAGACTGTAATGCAGGCGATCAGCGCAGTGACACGCAAAAGAGAGCTGATACGCTAACAGCGCTGCAGCTACTTGCCCCATTGTTCAAGCATTACAACGTAAAAGGCTATGTTGAACCTTTGGGTTTTGGTTCCAGTTCGTTACGTTCTTCTTTGTTGACCCAGTCAATTATTCGCGATTCTGCTGCGCCCTATAAGATTGTTTTGGATACCTTCCATCACTACCTGACTGACACAGCCCAGCAAGACTTTGATGCGCAGATCCAGATTGACCAAATTGGCTTGGTACACCTCTCTGGCGTTGAGGAATCACTGGCTAAAGAAGCGCTAACTGATGAAGAACGCATTATGCTTAGTGATAAAGATCGGTTAGCTAGCATTAGCCAAGTACATAATCTCGAACGCTTGGGTTACCAAGGCACCTACTCTTTTGAGCCGTTCTCTTCACAGTTAAATAACTGGACAGAAAGCGATATAGAACGTGAAATTCGGCAAAGCATCGCGTTATTGCAAGCGTAG
- a CDS encoding NAD(P)/FAD-dependent oxidoreductase — MEQFDVVVIGAGAAGMFCAAQAGQLGCQVLLLDNGKKPGRKILMSGGGRCNFTNIYVEPAAYLSNNPHFCKSALARYTQWDFIDLINRYGIAYHEKTLGQLFCDDSAQQVVDLLVKECEQGNVVFRLRSEVLSVEKTTSGFELTLNGEKVSARSLVVASGGLSMPGLGASPFGYRLAEQFGLNVLPTRAGLVPFTLHKPLLEQSQTLSGVSVPAVVTAENDTSFRESILFTHRGLSGPVVLQISNYWQPGEFVSVNLLPELSLEEFLNEQRQEHPNQSLKNTLALHMPKRLVEFLQGLEQLPDVTLKQLTPAQQAVAIENLQNWRIQPNGTEGYRTAEVTLGGVDTKELSSKTMEANKVPGLYFIGEVVDVTGWLGGYNFQWAWSSAWACAQAVAG; from the coding sequence GTGGAACAGTTTGATGTTGTTGTCATTGGTGCGGGAGCTGCGGGAATGTTTTGTGCCGCACAGGCGGGGCAACTCGGCTGCCAGGTACTATTACTCGACAACGGTAAGAAGCCGGGCCGCAAAATCCTGATGTCAGGTGGCGGGCGTTGTAATTTTACCAACATATATGTTGAACCCGCAGCCTACCTCTCCAATAACCCTCATTTTTGCAAATCGGCGCTGGCCAGATATACCCAATGGGATTTTATCGACCTGATAAATCGCTATGGTATTGCCTACCACGAAAAGACGTTGGGGCAGCTGTTTTGTGATGACTCAGCACAACAAGTGGTTGATCTGTTGGTCAAAGAGTGCGAACAAGGGAACGTGGTATTCCGCCTGCGTAGCGAAGTGTTGAGTGTCGAGAAAACAACCAGTGGTTTCGAGTTGACACTCAATGGAGAAAAAGTTAGTGCTCGCTCACTTGTTGTGGCAAGTGGTGGTCTTTCCATGCCGGGCTTAGGAGCATCTCCTTTTGGTTATAGATTGGCGGAACAGTTTGGCCTTAACGTTTTGCCAACTCGTGCAGGGCTGGTGCCTTTCACTCTGCATAAACCCTTACTTGAACAATCTCAAACGCTTTCTGGGGTCTCAGTTCCTGCTGTTGTTACGGCGGAAAATGACACTAGCTTCCGTGAAAGCATTCTGTTTACTCACCGTGGATTATCTGGGCCGGTAGTTCTGCAAATTTCCAACTACTGGCAACCGGGTGAGTTTGTAAGTGTTAACTTACTTCCTGAGCTTAGTTTGGAGGAATTTCTGAATGAGCAACGGCAAGAACATCCCAACCAAAGCCTGAAGAATACGCTGGCCTTGCATATGCCGAAACGTTTGGTGGAATTCTTGCAAGGTTTGGAGCAATTGCCAGATGTAACGCTGAAGCAGCTCACACCAGCGCAACAGGCCGTTGCGATCGAAAACTTGCAAAATTGGCGCATACAACCCAACGGTACCGAAGGTTATCGCACTGCGGAAGTGACATTGGGAGGCGTCGATACCAAAGAACTCTCCTCTAAGACCATGGAGGCAAACAAGGTGCCTGGCTTATACTTCATTGGTGAAGTGGTGGACGTTACGGGATGGCTAGGAGGGTATAACTTCCAATGGGCTTGGAGTTCTGCATGGGCTTGTGCGCAAGCCGTGGCTGGGTAA
- the gdhA gene encoding NADP-specific glutamate dehydrogenase, translated as MEQAASLESFLKSLQRHNSHQPEYLQAVREVFTSLWPFIERNPHYRDYALLERLVEPERIIQFRVSWIDDQGKVRVNRAYRIQFNSAIGPYKGGMRFHPSVNTSILKFLGFEQTFKNALTTLPMGGGKGGSDFDPKGKSQGEVMRFCQSLMTELYRHLGPDTDVPAGDIGVGGREVGFMAGMMKKLSNNTGCVFTGKGLSFGGSLIRPEATGYGLVYFTDSMLQRHGLGFEGMRVAVSGSGNVAQYTIEKALELGARVITVSDSGGTLVDEAGFTTEKLAHLSEIKNQRYGRVEDYARERGLTYLPGEQPWNIPVDIALPCATQNELGFEAAQVLIRNGVKAVAEGANMPTTIQATDAFLNAGVLFAPGKAANAGGVATSGLEMAQNAARLNWKAEKVDYRLRHIMADIHQACVNYGGEGKQTHYVHGANIAGFVKIADAMLAQGVL; from the coding sequence ATGGAACAGGCTGCATCATTAGAATCCTTTCTAAAGTCATTACAACGCCATAACTCTCACCAACCAGAATATTTACAAGCAGTGCGGGAGGTTTTTACCTCGCTGTGGCCATTCATTGAGCGTAATCCTCATTATCGTGACTATGCATTGCTGGAACGTTTGGTAGAGCCAGAACGCATCATTCAGTTTCGCGTCAGTTGGATAGACGATCAGGGCAAGGTTCGGGTTAATCGGGCTTATCGTATCCAGTTCAACTCAGCTATCGGGCCGTACAAGGGCGGAATGCGTTTCCACCCTTCGGTTAACACCTCCATTCTTAAATTCCTCGGCTTTGAACAAACCTTTAAGAATGCTCTGACTACTCTGCCAATGGGTGGCGGCAAGGGTGGCTCAGACTTTGACCCTAAAGGTAAAAGCCAAGGTGAGGTCATGCGCTTCTGCCAATCACTGATGACAGAACTTTACCGTCATCTAGGTCCTGATACAGACGTGCCTGCAGGGGATATCGGTGTAGGTGGCCGTGAAGTGGGTTTCATGGCTGGGATGATGAAGAAGTTGTCGAACAATACCGGTTGTGTATTTACCGGTAAGGGTCTGTCGTTTGGGGGAAGCCTGATCCGCCCGGAAGCCACCGGTTACGGCTTGGTTTACTTCACCGATTCAATGTTGCAGCGTCATGGTTTGGGCTTTGAAGGTATGCGGGTCGCGGTATCCGGCTCCGGTAACGTAGCGCAATATACCATTGAGAAAGCGCTGGAGTTGGGTGCTCGGGTGATTACCGTTTCAGATTCCGGTGGTACTCTGGTTGATGAAGCAGGTTTCACTACCGAGAAACTGGCACACCTTTCAGAGATTAAGAACCAACGTTATGGTCGAGTCGAAGATTATGCCCGTGAACGTGGCCTAACCTATCTGCCAGGTGAACAGCCGTGGAATATACCGGTGGATATCGCCTTGCCATGCGCCACCCAGAACGAACTAGGTTTTGAAGCCGCACAGGTACTCATTCGCAACGGGGTAAAAGCTGTGGCTGAGGGTGCTAATATGCCAACCACTATCCAGGCGACAGACGCCTTCCTCAACGCAGGTGTACTGTTCGCTCCGGGTAAAGCCGCAAACGCCGGTGGGGTTGCCACTTCAGGCCTGGAGATGGCACAAAACGCCGCGCGCTTAAATTGGAAAGCAGAGAAAGTGGATTACCGTTTACGGCATATCATGGCGGATATCCATCAGGCCTGCGTCAATTACGGCGGCGAAGGCAAACAAACACACTACGTGCACGGTGCCAACATTGCCGGGTTCGTCAAAATTGCCGATGCAATGCTGGCTCAAGGTGTGCTCTGA
- a CDS encoding CoA-acylating methylmalonate-semialdehyde dehydrogenase, whose product MKTVGNFIGGQVCLSSSNQTVDVHNPATGQVERRVTQSTAAEVKQTIDVAHRAFTDWARTTPLRRARIMFNFKALLEKHREELAQLIVSEHGKVYSDALGELTRGMEVVEFACGIPHLIKGEYSPDVGTGVDSFSLMQPLGVVAGITPFNFPAMVPMWMFPIALACGNTFVLKPPALVPSASVRLAELLKEAGLPDGVFNVVHCGNGEASQLCTDPRIQAVSFVGSSVVAEHIYTTASAHGKRVQAFGAAKNQAIVMPDADLDATVNALMGGAFGSAGERCMALPVAVVVGDDTADKLIAKLKPLITQLRVGPGIKQGGEENEMGPLVSSAHQKKVLDYIDIGVAEGAKLVVDGRRYQVPGYPNGFYVGGTLFDNVKPDMRIYREEIFGPVLGILRVSDYQTAIDTVNSHEFGNGSAIFTSNGHCARQFVHEVQAGMAGVNVPVPVPMAFHSFGGWKRSVFGALNVHGTDGVRFYTRMKTVTARWPAGQQTVSEYSMPTLG is encoded by the coding sequence ATGAAAACCGTGGGTAACTTTATTGGTGGGCAGGTTTGCCTGAGCAGCAGTAATCAGACTGTTGACGTGCATAATCCTGCAACCGGCCAGGTTGAACGCCGTGTGACACAGAGTACCGCCGCCGAGGTAAAACAGACCATCGATGTCGCCCATCGGGCGTTTACCGATTGGGCACGAACCACACCGTTACGTCGAGCACGTATTATGTTCAATTTTAAAGCGTTGCTGGAAAAGCATCGTGAAGAATTGGCGCAACTTATCGTCAGTGAGCATGGCAAAGTTTATTCCGATGCGCTCGGGGAGTTGACGCGGGGAATGGAAGTCGTGGAATTTGCCTGTGGGATCCCACATCTCATCAAAGGGGAATACTCACCTGATGTGGGCACCGGCGTCGACAGTTTTTCATTAATGCAGCCATTGGGTGTGGTGGCGGGGATCACGCCATTCAATTTTCCAGCAATGGTGCCGATGTGGATGTTTCCGATTGCACTGGCCTGTGGTAACACCTTCGTTTTGAAACCACCCGCGCTAGTCCCTTCTGCTTCAGTACGTTTGGCCGAGTTGTTGAAAGAAGCTGGCTTGCCTGATGGAGTGTTCAACGTGGTTCATTGCGGCAATGGGGAAGCCTCACAGTTGTGTACCGACCCACGTATCCAAGCAGTGAGTTTTGTTGGTTCTTCTGTCGTTGCTGAACATATTTATACTACTGCTAGTGCGCATGGCAAACGTGTACAAGCTTTCGGTGCTGCAAAAAATCAGGCAATAGTGATGCCGGATGCGGATCTGGATGCTACTGTCAATGCGTTGATGGGGGGAGCGTTTGGGTCTGCTGGTGAACGCTGTATGGCGTTACCTGTCGCCGTAGTGGTTGGTGATGACACCGCAGATAAACTAATCGCTAAACTCAAACCTCTTATTACCCAATTGCGTGTAGGGCCAGGTATTAAGCAAGGTGGGGAGGAAAATGAAATGGGGCCATTGGTCTCATCTGCCCATCAGAAAAAGGTGTTGGATTATATTGATATCGGTGTAGCAGAAGGCGCGAAATTAGTGGTCGATGGCCGTCGTTACCAAGTGCCTGGTTACCCTAATGGCTTCTATGTTGGTGGAACTTTATTCGACAATGTAAAACCTGACATGCGTATCTATCGCGAAGAGATCTTCGGGCCGGTGTTAGGTATCTTGCGAGTCTCTGATTACCAAACCGCCATTGATACGGTTAATAGTCACGAATTTGGCAACGGTAGCGCTATTTTTACCAGTAATGGTCATTGTGCACGCCAGTTTGTACATGAAGTTCAGGCTGGGATGGCGGGAGTTAACGTACCCGTACCGGTGCCTATGGCTTTCCACAGCTTTGGTGGTTGGAAACGTTCAGTATTCGGTGCGCTTAATGTACACGGTACAGACGGTGTGCGTTTTTACACCAGAATGAAGACGGTTACAGCACGGTGGCCGGCTGGTCAGCAAACGGTATCTGAATACAGTATGCCAACGTTGGGTTAA
- the uspA gene encoding universal stress protein UspA, producing the protein MAYKHILIAVDLSPESKVLVEKAVSMAQPYNAKVSLIHVDVNYSDLYTGLIDVNLGDMQKRISEETHHALTELSQNAGYPVTETLSGSGDLAQVLIDAINKYDIDLVLCGHHQDFWSKLMSSARQLINSIHVDMLIVPLRDEEK; encoded by the coding sequence ATGGCTTATAAACACATTTTGATTGCGGTTGATCTATCGCCGGAAAGCAAGGTCCTGGTAGAAAAAGCAGTGTCAATGGCTCAGCCTTACAATGCCAAAGTCTCCTTGATCCACGTTGATGTGAATTATTCTGACCTTTATACCGGCTTGATTGATGTCAACCTTGGCGATATGCAAAAACGGATCTCTGAAGAAACCCACCATGCCTTAACAGAGCTGTCACAAAATGCAGGCTATCCGGTTACTGAAACTCTCAGTGGCAGTGGAGATCTGGCACAAGTATTGATCGACGCCATCAATAAATATGATATTGACCTCGTTCTCTGTGGGCATCACCAGGACTTCTGGAGCAAACTAATGTCTTCCGCCCGCCAGTTGATTAACTCTATCCACGTTGACATGCTGATCGTACCGCTGCGCGACGAAGAAAAGTAA
- a CDS encoding sugar porter family MFS transporter: MSHQRKHNTGYILRICGIAALGGILFGYDTAVISGAIEALKTYFNLSPLETGWAVSNVVVGCVVGAFIAGPLAGHFGRKKALMLAALLFTISAIGSSLAPTFTWFVIYRIIGGLAVGIAATVSPMYMSEVSPKDMRGRALSMQQFAIVFGQILIFYVNFKIASIASETWLIEMGWRWMFASGVIPCILFCILVFIIPESPRWNVMVGRDDQALAMLTRVSNAQHAQSVLREIKDSVRQDQKDHKQKLNYSDVRVRFILFVGCMIAMLQQVTGVNVMMYYAPVVLKTVTENAQEALFQTIWIGVLQLVGSVIGAMLMDRMGRIPLMRWGTLGSIAGLLITSYALYTQATGYFALFGMLFFMVFYALSWGVGAWVLVSEIFPNRMRSQGMSIAVGCMWLANFVVSQSFPMINDQPYLFSTFHGAFPMWIFAICCLFSYWFIGRFIPETKGISLEKMEDVVMAKRYRQPLSDVKTASIEHGKP; encoded by the coding sequence ATGTCACATCAGCGTAAACACAATACTGGGTATATTCTGCGAATCTGTGGGATCGCAGCACTCGGTGGCATTTTGTTTGGTTATGATACCGCCGTGATTTCAGGGGCAATAGAAGCCCTGAAAACCTACTTCAACCTCAGCCCATTGGAAACCGGCTGGGCAGTCTCCAACGTTGTAGTTGGCTGTGTAGTTGGGGCCTTCATCGCCGGACCACTTGCCGGACATTTTGGCCGTAAAAAAGCCCTGATGCTGGCAGCATTGCTATTTACTATTTCTGCCATTGGCTCCTCTTTGGCCCCTACATTCACTTGGTTTGTCATTTATCGCATTATCGGTGGTCTGGCGGTGGGAATAGCGGCCACTGTTTCCCCCATGTACATGTCGGAGGTTTCGCCAAAAGATATGCGTGGCCGAGCTCTCAGCATGCAGCAATTCGCTATTGTGTTTGGCCAAATACTGATTTTTTATGTCAACTTCAAGATTGCCAGTATCGCCAGCGAAACATGGTTAATTGAGATGGGGTGGCGCTGGATGTTCGCCTCGGGCGTTATTCCCTGCATATTGTTCTGTATTCTAGTCTTCATCATTCCTGAATCACCGCGCTGGAATGTGATGGTGGGGCGTGATGATCAAGCTCTGGCGATGTTGACCCGAGTTTCTAATGCGCAGCATGCACAAAGCGTACTACGGGAAATCAAGGACTCCGTCCGCCAAGATCAGAAAGACCATAAACAGAAACTAAACTACAGCGATGTGCGTGTCCGTTTCATTCTGTTTGTCGGCTGTATGATCGCTATGCTGCAACAGGTTACTGGGGTTAACGTGATGATGTATTACGCACCCGTTGTGCTGAAAACCGTCACTGAAAATGCACAGGAAGCGTTATTCCAAACTATCTGGATCGGCGTTTTGCAGCTTGTCGGTTCAGTGATTGGTGCCATGCTGATGGATCGTATGGGACGCATTCCACTGATGCGCTGGGGAACACTTGGAAGCATTGCTGGCTTGTTGATCACCTCTTATGCACTTTATACCCAGGCTACTGGATATTTTGCACTGTTTGGCATGTTGTTCTTTATGGTGTTTTACGCTTTGTCATGGGGCGTGGGAGCTTGGGTGCTGGTTTCCGAGATCTTCCCTAATCGAATGCGTTCACAGGGAATGAGCATTGCTGTCGGTTGCATGTGGTTGGCTAACTTTGTCGTGTCACAGAGCTTCCCGATGATCAATGACCAGCCTTATCTGTTCTCGACCTTCCACGGTGCTTTTCCTATGTGGATCTTTGCTATCTGTTGTCTATTCAGCTATTGGTTTATCGGCCGCTTTATCCCTGAAACAAAAGGGATATCTCTGGAGAAAATGGAGGACGTAGTAATGGCGAAACGCTATCGCCAGCCATTATCAGATGTGAAGACCGCATCAATAGAACACGGCAAGCCTTGA
- the pitA gene encoding inorganic phosphate transporter PitA, producing MLHLFAGLDFHTGLMLILALLFVLFYEAINGFHDTANAVATVIYTRAMRSQLAVVMAGLFNFLGVMLGGLSVAYAIVHLLPTDLLLNVSSAHGLAMVFSMLLAAIIWNLGTWYLGLPASSSHTLIGAIIGVGLTNALVTSTSVVDALNVPKMISIFLSLIFSPLVGMMIAGLMVFVLRRCWSNTKKRQRIHMTPAEREKVDGKRKPPFWTRIALIMSAIGVSFSHGANDGQKGIGLIMLVLIGVAPAGFVLNMNASGYDISRTRDAVVHLQQFYQQHGNSLTHVVMQKPLGQTPEEASPTPNQPVEFHCESSRALIAVEHSLDLLNNLQSYSQLTVEQRSHLRRLLMCVTETADEVAKQPEISADDRRFLKKLRSDLLQTVEYAPIWIIVAVALALSLGTMIGWRRVATTIGEKIGKKGMTYAQGVSAQMTAALSIGVASYTGMPVSTTHVLSSAVAGTMIVDGGGVQGKTVKNIALAWILTLPVSIVLSGSLYWIALKLI from the coding sequence ATGCTGCATTTGTTCGCTGGCCTGGATTTCCATACCGGCCTGATGTTAATTCTCGCATTGTTATTCGTATTATTTTATGAAGCTATCAATGGCTTCCATGATACGGCCAATGCGGTTGCTACTGTAATTTATACCCGCGCTATGCGCTCGCAACTTGCGGTCGTGATGGCGGGTTTGTTCAACTTTCTTGGCGTTATGCTAGGCGGTTTGAGTGTCGCTTACGCCATTGTTCACCTGTTGCCAACCGATCTGTTGTTGAATGTCAGTTCAGCACATGGATTAGCCATGGTTTTCTCCATGTTGTTGGCGGCGATTATCTGGAACCTCGGTACCTGGTATCTTGGTCTGCCGGCCTCTAGTTCGCATACGCTGATTGGCGCCATCATTGGTGTCGGTTTAACCAATGCGCTAGTAACCAGCACATCCGTGGTTGACGCGCTGAACGTTCCTAAAATGATCAGTATCTTCCTGTCATTAATCTTTTCTCCACTCGTGGGGATGATGATTGCCGGTTTGATGGTGTTCGTGTTGCGCCGTTGTTGGAGTAACACCAAGAAACGTCAGCGTATTCATATGACACCGGCAGAACGTGAGAAGGTCGATGGCAAACGCAAACCGCCATTCTGGACGCGCATTGCTCTGATCATGTCCGCGATTGGTGTGAGCTTCTCACACGGTGCAAACGACGGCCAGAAGGGGATCGGTCTGATTATGCTGGTGCTGATCGGTGTTGCACCTGCAGGTTTCGTACTCAATATGAATGCGAGCGGCTATGACATATCACGAACGCGTGATGCTGTGGTTCACCTTCAGCAATTCTACCAACAGCATGGAAATTCGCTGACACATGTGGTCATGCAAAAACCACTGGGCCAGACACCTGAAGAGGCATCTCCAACACCAAATCAGCCGGTCGAGTTCCATTGTGAAAGTTCGCGTGCCTTGATTGCGGTAGAACATTCACTTGATTTGCTGAATAATCTGCAAAGTTACAGTCAACTGACCGTAGAACAGCGTAGCCATCTGCGCCGACTGCTGATGTGCGTAACGGAAACCGCAGATGAAGTAGCTAAGCAACCGGAAATCTCAGCAGACGACAGACGTTTTCTGAAAAAACTACGCTCTGATCTGCTGCAAACCGTTGAGTATGCGCCAATCTGGATAATTGTTGCCGTTGCACTGGCACTTTCTCTCGGCACAATGATAGGTTGGAGAAGAGTTGCCACAACAATTGGTGAGAAAATCGGCAAAAAGGGGATGACATATGCCCAAGGCGTATCAGCCCAGATGACTGCAGCGCTATCTATTGGCGTAGCCAGCTACACCGGTATGCCAGTTTCTACCACTCATGTCCTCTCCTCGGCGGTTGCCGGTACGATGATCGTTGATGGTGGCGGTGTACAAGGCAAGACCGTGAAGAACATTGCGCTGGCATGGATACTTACCCTACCAGTATCGATTGTGCTTTCAGGCAGCTTGTACTGGATAGCGCTCAAACTGATTTAA
- the uspB gene encoding universal stress protein UspB: protein MISTVALFWALCVVCVVNMARYFSSLRTLLVVLRGCDPLLYQYVDGGGFFTSHGQPSKQIRLVRYIFAQRYVEHHDPEFIRRCQRVRGQFVLTSSLCGLVVISLVAMAIWY from the coding sequence ATGATTAGTACCGTCGCGCTGTTTTGGGCTTTGTGTGTGGTATGTGTAGTTAACATGGCTCGGTATTTCTCTTCTCTGCGGACGCTGTTAGTAGTTTTACGCGGCTGCGACCCGTTGCTGTATCAATACGTCGATGGTGGAGGGTTTTTTACTTCGCATGGACAGCCAAGCAAACAGATACGATTAGTACGCTATATTTTCGCGCAACGTTATGTTGAGCACCATGATCCTGAATTTATCCGTCGCTGTCAGCGTGTACGCGGACAGTTTGTGCTGACATCTTCGCTTTGTGGACTGGTAGTGATCAGTCTGGTAGCGATGGCGATTTGGTATTAA